Proteins encoded within one genomic window of Saccharopolyspora pogona:
- a CDS encoding xanthine dehydrogenase family protein molybdopterin-binding subunit, protein MTSRLDGPLKVTGQAKYGADNNFPGMVYGYVVLSTIAHGEIEAMDVTAAKSAPGVLGVYTPFDPLELRKPSSPVFGETWVPLQDREVTYYGQPIGFVVAGTFEQARDAALLIEVTYHARPALTSLQDGLASAEPAPSNEDITVLADDVESIEDALGASPVVVEATYSTATQNHAAMEPHSAVAVWDSGGLTIYSGNQGSHLQAGELAAALGLEGSSVRALNPFVGGAFGGKARTSAPAFLAAAVAKALGRPVKAALTREQVFTATATRAATVQKISLGADADGTLIALRHDSWCSTPADRSFVEPTSHGTSREWYATQNLSISQKIVPLNIPPTTYMRAPGEAPGSFALESAIDELAVALNMDPIELRLRNNSLAPPGKDLQWSSKHLDECFQVGAERFGWANRSPRGRADGDWLVGMGVATAMFPALRFPATVEITLREDDTAVVATSGADPGTGLLTVLALVGAESLAIPADRITPKLGDSALPSGGMSGGSTGTASAGSAVMIAATEVIDALLALTSSPGAPFEGAELSYEDGRVLAEDGRAMTFGEVLRAVGRSSISATGSSAPGEELTKHSFSSFGAQFCEVRVHKWTRETRLSRMLGVFDCGRIINEKAARSQAIGGMIWGVSAALHEALEIEESGRLANADFAGYLVPVNADIPDVDVHFVKYPDTLHNAVGAKGLGEIGTVGMAAAVANAIYNATGVRVRHIPITIEDLLD, encoded by the coding sequence GTGACCAGTCGGCTGGACGGCCCGCTGAAAGTCACCGGCCAGGCCAAGTATGGGGCGGACAACAACTTCCCCGGCATGGTGTACGGGTACGTCGTGCTCAGCACGATCGCGCACGGCGAGATCGAGGCCATGGACGTCACGGCTGCGAAGAGCGCTCCCGGCGTGCTCGGCGTGTACACGCCGTTCGACCCGCTGGAACTGCGCAAGCCGAGCTCCCCGGTCTTCGGCGAAACCTGGGTTCCGCTGCAGGACCGGGAGGTCACCTACTACGGCCAGCCGATCGGCTTCGTGGTGGCCGGGACCTTCGAGCAGGCCAGGGACGCGGCGCTGCTCATCGAGGTCACCTACCACGCCCGTCCTGCGCTGACCTCGCTGCAGGACGGCCTGGCTTCGGCCGAACCTGCACCCTCCAACGAGGACATCACGGTCCTCGCGGACGACGTTGAGTCCATTGAGGACGCTCTGGGTGCGAGCCCGGTGGTCGTCGAGGCCACCTACAGCACCGCGACCCAGAACCACGCCGCGATGGAGCCGCACTCCGCGGTCGCGGTGTGGGATTCCGGCGGCCTGACCATCTACAGCGGAAACCAGGGCTCCCACCTGCAGGCGGGCGAACTGGCCGCCGCGCTGGGCCTGGAGGGCTCGTCGGTCCGCGCGCTGAACCCCTTCGTGGGCGGGGCTTTCGGGGGCAAGGCCCGCACCTCCGCACCGGCGTTCCTGGCGGCAGCCGTGGCCAAGGCCCTCGGCCGGCCGGTCAAGGCCGCGCTCACCAGGGAGCAGGTCTTCACCGCGACGGCTACCCGCGCCGCGACGGTGCAGAAGATCTCCCTCGGCGCGGATGCCGACGGCACGCTGATCGCGCTGCGCCACGACTCGTGGTGCAGCACGCCGGCGGACCGGTCCTTCGTGGAGCCGACCTCGCACGGCACCTCGCGGGAGTGGTACGCCACCCAGAACCTGTCGATCAGCCAGAAGATCGTGCCGCTGAACATCCCGCCGACCACGTACATGCGGGCGCCGGGGGAGGCACCCGGGTCCTTCGCGTTGGAGAGCGCGATCGACGAACTGGCGGTCGCGCTGAACATGGACCCGATCGAGCTGCGCCTGCGGAACAACTCGCTCGCGCCGCCCGGCAAGGACCTGCAGTGGTCCAGCAAGCACCTCGACGAGTGCTTCCAGGTCGGCGCGGAGCGGTTCGGCTGGGCGAACCGCTCGCCGCGCGGTCGCGCCGACGGCGACTGGCTCGTGGGCATGGGTGTGGCCACCGCCATGTTCCCGGCCCTGCGGTTCCCCGCCACTGTCGAGATCACCCTGCGCGAAGACGACACGGCCGTGGTGGCGACCAGCGGTGCGGACCCGGGGACCGGCCTGCTGACCGTGCTCGCCCTGGTGGGTGCGGAATCGCTGGCCATCCCGGCGGACCGGATCACGCCGAAGCTGGGCGACTCGGCGTTGCCCTCCGGTGGCATGTCCGGCGGGTCGACGGGTACGGCGAGCGCGGGTTCGGCCGTCATGATCGCCGCCACCGAGGTGATCGACGCGCTGCTCGCGCTGACGTCGTCACCGGGCGCACCGTTCGAGGGCGCGGAGCTCTCCTACGAGGACGGGCGGGTGCTGGCCGAAGACGGCCGGGCGATGACGTTCGGCGAGGTGCTGCGGGCGGTGGGCCGCTCGTCGATCTCCGCGACCGGTTCCTCGGCGCCCGGCGAGGAGCTGACGAAGCACTCGTTCAGCTCCTTCGGCGCCCAGTTCTGCGAGGTCCGCGTGCACAAGTGGACGCGCGAGACCAGGCTGTCGCGGATGCTCGGCGTGTTCGACTGCGGCCGGATCATCAACGAGAAGGCGGCTCGCAGCCAGGCCATCGGCGGGATGATCTGGGGCGTGTCGGCCGCGCTGCACGAGGCCCTGGAGATCGAGGAGAGCGGTCGGCTGGCCAACGCCGACTTCGCCGGCTACCTGGTCCCGGTGAACGCGGACATCCCCGATGTCGACGTCCACTTCGTGAAGTACCCGGACACGCTGCACAACGCCGTCGGCGCGAAGGGACTGGGCGAGATCGGCACGGTCGGCATGGCAGCGGCCGTCGCCAACGCCATCTACAACGCCACGGGCGTCCGGGTCCGCCACATCCCGATCACGATCGAGGACCTCCTGGACTAG